Proteins encoded together in one Flavobacteriales bacterium window:
- the typA gene encoding translational GTPase TypA yields the protein MKELRNIAIIAHVDHGKTTLVDKILHQCQLFRVNEEVKDLLLDNNDLERERGITILAKNVSVRYKGVKINIIDTPGHSDFGGEVERVLNMADGVILLVDAFEGPMPQTRFVLGKAIELGLKPVVVINKVDKPNCTPEEVHEAVFDLMFALDASEEQLNFPTVYGSSKQGWMGPDWKTPTEDVSHLLDVILEHVPAPKAVEGTLQMRITSLDYSSFQGRIAVGRITRGSIKPGQPITLMKNDGTVKKGQVKELMVFEGLGKEKVKQEVGCGEIVAVMGLENFDIGDTVADAENPEGLPKFKVDEPTMSMLFTINNSPFFGKEGQFVTSRHVRDRLFKEIEKNLAMRLQETDSPDRLLVFGRGILHLSILVETMRREGYEFQLGQPQVLYKEIDGERHEPIEFLTVQVPDQFSSRVIDHVTRRKGEILNIEQKSDRTVLEFKIPARGIIGLRNALLTATEGEAIIAHRFAGYEPHKGSIAAPRPGCIVSGEQGAVVAYAIDKLQDRGKFFVDPGDEIYLGQVIGESPKPGEELVVNVVRTKKLTNMRASGTDEKLNIAPAVKFSLEECMEYIADDEYLEVTPKSLRIRKILLDENERKRAAKRMQEA from the coding sequence ATGAAAGAGCTCCGCAACATCGCCATCATCGCCCACGTCGACCACGGAAAGACCACGCTGGTCGACAAGATCCTGCACCAATGCCAGCTGTTCCGCGTGAACGAGGAGGTGAAGGACCTGCTCCTCGACAACAACGACCTGGAGCGTGAGCGCGGCATCACCATTCTGGCCAAGAACGTGAGCGTGCGATATAAGGGCGTCAAGATCAACATCATCGATACCCCTGGCCACAGCGATTTCGGCGGCGAGGTGGAGCGCGTGCTCAACATGGCCGACGGCGTGATCCTGCTGGTGGATGCCTTCGAGGGTCCCATGCCGCAAACACGCTTCGTGCTGGGCAAGGCCATTGAACTTGGCCTGAAGCCTGTCGTCGTGATCAACAAGGTGGACAAGCCGAACTGCACGCCGGAGGAGGTGCACGAGGCCGTATTCGACCTCATGTTCGCTCTTGATGCGAGCGAGGAACAACTCAACTTCCCCACGGTCTACGGCAGCAGCAAGCAAGGCTGGATGGGACCCGATTGGAAGACCCCCACGGAGGATGTGAGCCACCTGTTGGATGTGATCCTGGAGCACGTGCCCGCGCCCAAAGCGGTGGAAGGCACCTTGCAGATGCGCATCACCAGCCTCGACTACAGCAGCTTCCAAGGCCGTATCGCCGTGGGCCGCATCACGCGCGGCAGCATCAAGCCCGGCCAACCGATCACGCTGATGAAGAACGATGGCACGGTGAAGAAAGGCCAAGTGAAGGAGCTCATGGTCTTCGAAGGCCTCGGAAAGGAGAAGGTGAAGCAGGAGGTGGGCTGCGGAGAGATCGTGGCGGTGATGGGCCTCGAGAACTTCGATATCGGAGATACCGTGGCCGACGCAGAGAACCCCGAGGGCCTGCCCAAGTTCAAGGTGGACGAACCCACCATGAGCATGCTCTTCACCATCAACAACTCGCCCTTCTTCGGCAAGGAGGGCCAGTTCGTCACCAGCCGCCACGTGCGCGACCGCCTCTTCAAGGAGATCGAGAAGAACCTGGCCATGCGCCTTCAGGAGACCGACAGCCCGGACCGCCTGCTGGTCTTCGGCCGCGGCATCCTGCACCTGAGCATCCTGGTGGAGACCATGCGCCGCGAGGGCTACGAGTTCCAGCTCGGTCAGCCGCAGGTGCTTTACAAGGAGATCGATGGCGAGCGCCACGAGCCGATCGAGTTCCTCACCGTGCAGGTGCCCGATCAATTCAGCAGCCGCGTGATCGATCATGTGACCCGCCGCAAGGGTGAGATCCTCAACATCGAGCAGAAGAGCGACCGCACCGTGCTGGAGTTCAAGATCCCCGCGCGCGGCATCATCGGCCTGCGCAACGCGCTGCTCACCGCCACCGAGGGCGAGGCCATCATCGCTCACCGCTTCGCCGGCTACGAGCCGCACAAAGGCTCCATTGCCGCGCCGCGCCCCGGCTGCATCGTCAGCGGTGAGCAAGGCGCTGTGGTCGCCTACGCCATCGACAAGCTGCAGGACCGCGGCAAGTTCTTCGTTGATCCAGGCGATGAGATCTACCTGGGCCAGGTGATCGGCGAGAGCCCCAAGCCCGGCGAGGAGCTCGTGGTGAACGTGGTGCGCACCAAGAAGCTCACGAACATGCGCGCCAGCGGCACCGATGAGAAGCTCAACATCGCGCCCGCCGTGAAGTTCAGCCTCGAGGAGTGCATGGAGTACATCGCCGACGACGAGTACCTGGAGGTGACGCCCAAGAGCCTGCGCATCCGCAAGATCCTATTGGACGAGAACGAGCGCAAGCGCGCGGCGAAGCGGATGCAGGAGGCATAG
- a CDS encoding Crp/Fnr family transcriptional regulator has translation MDSIIRTLGRLTPMTPEQEAALKAVHPFLRTLRIKKGGYLHSPGEVPDTVSHVEKGIFGHMLTDTAGNERILRFYQEGSFIEDCGAFNARKPIEYAVRALEPCTVSYFKLMEVAHLYAAHPSFEKLGRLMMEGTSSAHQEHLSMLMRYNAVERYRYMLENSPDLTRRISVTHLAQYLGINRVTLSKLRAKLVERSVL, from the coding sequence ATGGACAGCATCATCCGAACCCTAGGTCGCCTTACTCCAATGACACCGGAACAGGAAGCGGCGCTGAAAGCCGTGCATCCCTTCCTGCGCACGTTGCGAATCAAGAAGGGCGGTTACTTGCATAGCCCCGGCGAAGTACCTGATACGGTTTCGCATGTCGAGAAGGGGATATTCGGACACATGCTGACTGATACCGCAGGCAACGAACGCATCCTGCGATTCTATCAGGAGGGCTCATTCATCGAGGACTGCGGGGCGTTCAATGCACGGAAGCCCATCGAATACGCCGTGCGGGCGCTCGAACCATGCACGGTCTCCTACTTCAAATTGATGGAAGTGGCGCATTTGTATGCAGCGCATCCAAGCTTCGAGAAGCTCGGTCGCTTGATGATGGAAGGGACATCTTCGGCGCACCAGGAGCACCTTTCCATGCTCATGCGCTACAATGCCGTTGAGCGTTATCGCTACATGCTCGAGAATTCGCCGGACCTCACACGGAGGATCTCGGTAACCCACCTGGCCCAGTACCTGGGGATCAATCGGGTGACCTTGAGCAAGCTCAGGGCAAAGTTGGTGGAAAGGAGCGTTTTGTAG
- a CDS encoding L,D-transpeptidase family protein, which translates to MRSLPALGILALLASCASPVARPDIAEQAQSIEAVFETPAAYTVRTLDPAAIGDFIAKHPEHLHDSIGIAGFYKRRGYQFAWFVNDSLSQSAAAFHNLVSSADTVYRELGYVRARLDELMLRGKVNGDHDCDSCMQHIELALTAQFFRFADKKYGGTVGKDLRELDWFIPRRKKNFDRLLDSLVAGRMDLSPVEPLHPQYALLKSQLKRYHDLSSVQWPELSLGDRRKLEPGDKADWVPDLRQRLMLLGDFIASGDSVLLFSPEYDSLLVAAVRRFQERHGLHPDGVIGKGAIAQLNIAPADRARTMLVNMERLRWVPEQNAPDLLLVNIPEFRLYVHEADTVAWSMVVVVGATATRTVIFSDSLSTIVFSPTWTPPPSIVHGEILPALAKDPSYLKKKGMEVIGGSAKNPIIRQNPGADNALGRVKFLFPNSYSIYFHDTPSKSFFARESRAFSHGCIRLSEPQRFAEYLLRGDTTWTAEKVKEAMHSGEEQFVRLKKKRPVSIGYFTAWVDRQGRLHFRDDVYGHDARLAEELFALPAAEI; encoded by the coding sequence ATGCGATCACTTCCCGCCTTGGGCATCCTGGCCCTGCTTGCGTCCTGCGCCTCCCCCGTCGCCAGACCCGACATCGCGGAGCAGGCGCAGTCCATCGAGGCCGTGTTCGAGACGCCAGCCGCCTACACGGTCAGGACACTGGATCCGGCGGCCATCGGCGACTTCATCGCGAAGCATCCGGAGCACCTTCATGATTCAATCGGCATCGCGGGCTTCTACAAGCGGCGCGGATACCAGTTCGCCTGGTTCGTGAACGATTCGCTCTCGCAGAGCGCGGCCGCATTCCACAATCTGGTGAGCAGCGCCGATACGGTGTACCGCGAACTCGGCTACGTGCGTGCCCGACTCGATGAACTGATGCTGCGCGGGAAGGTCAATGGCGATCACGACTGCGACAGCTGCATGCAGCACATCGAGCTGGCCCTCACGGCGCAGTTCTTCCGTTTCGCCGACAAGAAGTACGGCGGCACCGTGGGCAAGGACCTGCGCGAGCTCGACTGGTTCATACCGCGCCGCAAGAAGAACTTCGACCGGCTGCTCGACTCGCTCGTGGCCGGCCGCATGGACCTGTCGCCGGTGGAGCCGCTGCATCCGCAGTATGCGCTGCTCAAGTCGCAGTTGAAACGGTACCACGACCTCTCATCCGTGCAATGGCCCGAGCTGAGCCTTGGCGACCGCCGCAAGCTCGAGCCCGGCGATAAGGCGGACTGGGTGCCCGATCTCCGGCAGCGCCTGATGCTGCTCGGCGACTTCATCGCCTCGGGCGACAGCGTGCTGCTCTTCTCACCGGAATACGACAGCCTGCTCGTGGCCGCCGTGAGGCGTTTCCAGGAAAGGCACGGACTGCATCCCGATGGCGTGATCGGCAAGGGCGCGATCGCGCAGCTCAACATTGCACCAGCCGACCGCGCGCGCACGATGCTCGTGAACATGGAGCGGCTCCGCTGGGTGCCCGAGCAGAACGCGCCCGACCTGCTGCTGGTGAACATCCCCGAGTTCCGCCTATACGTGCATGAGGCCGATACCGTGGCATGGAGCATGGTGGTGGTGGTGGGCGCCACGGCCACGCGCACCGTGATCTTCAGCGATTCGCTCAGCACCATCGTCTTCAGCCCCACCTGGACGCCGCCGCCGAGCATCGTCCACGGCGAGATCCTGCCCGCGCTCGCGAAGGACCCGAGCTACCTCAAGAAGAAAGGCATGGAGGTGATCGGCGGTTCAGCGAAGAATCCGATCATCCGGCAGAATCCTGGCGCGGACAACGCGCTGGGCCGGGTGAAGTTCCTCTTCCCCAACAGCTACAGCATCTACTTCCACGACACGCCCAGCAAGAGCTTCTTCGCCCGCGAGAGCCGCGCCTTCAGCCATGGCTGCATCCGGCTCAGCGAGCCGCAGCGCTTCGCTGAATACCTGCTGCGCGGCGATACCACCTGGACCGCGGAAAAGGTGAAGGAAGCCATGCACAGCGGCGAGGAGCAATTCGTGCGCTTGAAGAAGAAGCGCCCTGTGAGCATCGGCTACTTCACGGCCTGGGTCGATCGCCAGGGCCGCTTGCACTTCCGCGATGATGTGTACGGACACGATGCGCGGCTGGCGGAGGAGCTGTTCGCTTTGCCTGCTGCGGAGATCTGA
- a CDS encoding murein L,D-transpeptidase catalytic domain family protein — translation MKLNWALLLPLLLLLPAAAPAPAPSAGPSVDEVRELYTEIGLEGCVAESAFTKGFSSLARRAARPKVLAIADMTLPSTAKRLSIIDLEKKELLLTTYVAHGQGSGELTCTSFSNRHGSHATSKGLYRVGAEIISPKHGAALLLHGLDANLNCQALAREVIMHGADYVSEAFIAEHGRLGRSWGCPAVSRTDMPRMIELLADGGYLYVHGR, via the coding sequence ATGAAGCTCAACTGGGCCTTGCTATTGCCGTTGCTCTTGCTGCTGCCAGCGGCTGCACCCGCGCCTGCACCATCTGCTGGTCCCTCAGTGGATGAAGTCCGCGAGCTCTACACGGAGATCGGACTTGAGGGCTGCGTGGCCGAGAGCGCATTCACCAAGGGATTCAGCAGCCTGGCGCGAAGGGCGGCCCGGCCGAAGGTGCTCGCCATCGCCGACATGACCTTGCCCAGCACGGCCAAGCGCCTCTCGATCATCGACCTGGAGAAGAAGGAACTGCTGCTCACCACCTATGTGGCGCATGGTCAGGGGTCGGGCGAATTGACCTGCACCAGCTTCAGCAACCGCCATGGCTCACATGCCACCAGCAAAGGGTTGTATCGCGTTGGCGCCGAGATCATCAGCCCCAAGCATGGCGCCGCGCTGCTGCTGCACGGCCTGGACGCCAACCTCAACTGCCAAGCGCTCGCGCGTGAAGTGATCATGCACGGCGCCGATTACGTGAGCGAGGCCTTCATTGCCGAGCACGGACGCCTGGGCCGGAGCTGGGGATGCCCCGCCGTGAGCCGCACCGACATGCCGCGCATGATCGAATTGCTCGCCGACGGTGGATATCTGTACGTCCACGGCCGCTGA
- a CDS encoding ABC transporter ATP-binding protein — translation MRPLLKLNPYFAKYPWQLLLGTVFIVLSNLFAVYAPQVVREAIDLITAGFAQLQLPANERTLAVPDTLERWVSWTGIGLNERVQRLGDGGELARTIVWLAGLLALLYLALALLKGFFLFLMRQTIIVVSRLIEFDLKNDVFDHYQRLDRAFYKRNSTGDLMNRISEDVGKVRMYLGPAVMYTINLVVLFVMCIGFMLHVNTELTLWTLAPLPLMSIAIYYVSDVINRKSARVQEQQSRLSTLAQETFSGIRVLKAYAKEPMAVDRFREAASEYRARSLEQAKVDAVFMPAIMLLIGVSTVLTILVGGLKLINGDPSVTVGNIAEFIIYVNMLTWPFASLGWVTSLIQQASASMVRIDEFLSTEPVIADAADELQDVHGAITFKKVSFTYPDTGIAALRDVSFHLPAGGTLAVVGHTGSGKSTLADLVARAYDPTSGQVLIDGIDVRRIKLARLRHQLGFVPQDVFLFSDSIRSNIAFRLEPSADVEERVVQAARTAQVHNDIIGFPKGYDTLLGERGITLSGGQKQRVSIARAIAARPRILLFDDALSAVDTATEEAILRELRSVMKGRTTVIISHRISAVRDADNILVLDHGRVVEEGTHAELIAKGGVYNQLHEEQLLEEAEG, via the coding sequence ATGCGACCGCTCCTGAAGCTTAACCCGTACTTCGCCAAGTACCCTTGGCAATTGCTGCTGGGCACGGTGTTCATCGTGCTCAGCAACCTCTTCGCGGTGTACGCCCCGCAAGTGGTTCGCGAGGCCATCGACCTGATCACGGCGGGCTTCGCGCAGCTGCAACTGCCCGCCAACGAGCGCACGCTGGCCGTGCCCGACACCTTGGAGCGGTGGGTCAGCTGGACGGGCATCGGACTGAATGAGCGCGTGCAGCGGCTTGGCGATGGCGGCGAGCTGGCGCGCACCATCGTCTGGCTAGCCGGCTTGCTCGCGCTGCTCTACCTCGCGCTGGCGCTGCTCAAGGGCTTCTTCCTCTTCCTCATGCGGCAAACGATCATCGTGGTGAGCCGCTTGATCGAGTTCGACCTGAAGAACGACGTCTTCGACCACTATCAGCGCCTGGACCGCGCCTTCTACAAGCGCAACAGCACCGGTGACCTCATGAACCGCATCAGCGAGGACGTGGGCAAGGTGCGCATGTACCTCGGACCGGCGGTGATGTACACCATCAACCTGGTGGTGCTCTTCGTGATGTGCATCGGCTTCATGCTGCATGTGAACACCGAGCTCACCCTGTGGACGCTGGCGCCGCTCCCGCTGATGAGCATCGCCATCTACTATGTGAGCGATGTGATCAACCGCAAGAGCGCGCGCGTGCAGGAGCAGCAGAGCCGCTTGAGCACCCTGGCCCAGGAGACCTTCAGCGGGATCCGCGTGCTGAAGGCCTATGCCAAGGAGCCGATGGCAGTGGACCGTTTCCGCGAGGCCGCCAGCGAGTACCGCGCTCGTAGCCTGGAGCAGGCCAAGGTCGATGCGGTATTCATGCCCGCCATCATGCTGCTGATCGGCGTGAGCACCGTGCTCACCATCCTCGTGGGCGGCCTGAAGCTGATCAACGGCGACCCCAGCGTGACCGTGGGCAACATCGCCGAATTCATCATCTACGTGAACATGCTCACGTGGCCCTTCGCCAGCCTCGGGTGGGTCACCTCGCTCATTCAGCAGGCCAGCGCCAGCATGGTGCGCATCGATGAGTTCCTCTCCACCGAACCGGTCATCGCCGATGCGGCCGATGAGCTCCAGGATGTCCACGGCGCCATCACCTTCAAGAAGGTCAGCTTCACCTACCCCGATACGGGAATTGCCGCGCTGCGCGACGTGAGCTTCCACTTGCCCGCCGGAGGAACCCTAGCCGTGGTGGGCCACACCGGCAGCGGCAAGAGCACGCTCGCCGACCTGGTCGCCCGCGCTTATGACCCCACCAGCGGACAGGTGCTCATCGATGGCATCGATGTTCGGCGGATCAAGCTCGCACGCCTGCGGCACCAGCTCGGCTTCGTCCCGCAGGACGTCTTCCTTTTCAGCGACAGCATCCGCAGCAACATCGCCTTTCGCCTGGAACCATCGGCCGATGTGGAGGAACGGGTGGTGCAGGCGGCACGCACCGCGCAGGTGCACAACGACATCATCGGCTTCCCCAAAGGCTATGACACGCTGCTGGGCGAGCGCGGCATCACCCTCAGCGGCGGACAGAAACAGCGCGTGAGCATCGCCCGGGCCATTGCCGCCCGACCGCGCATCCTGCTCTTCGACGACGCATTGAGCGCCGTGGACACCGCCACGGAAGAGGCCATCCTGCGCGAGCTGCGCAGCGTGATGAAGGGCCGCACCACGGTGATCATCAGCCACCGCATCAGCGCCGTGCGCGACGCCGACAATATCCTGGTGCTCGATCACGGGCGCGTGGTGGAGGAAGGCACGCACGCCGAGCTCATCGCCAAGGGCGGCGTATACAATCAATTGCACGAGGAGCAATTGCTGGAGGAGGCAGAGGGGTGA
- a CDS encoding transcription antitermination protein NusB yields the protein MLNRRYLRIKVYQALYAYGQGEHASTAAVEKELHQGIDRTHDLYLALLLAFGELRHVAELRMEDRKKKHLPTAADLDPSRRFVEHVIVRGIAQSERLRLECEKRRVSWVGHMELFTALFKAMEESDAYKAYMAETAPYFTKDRAFAVELLSEQIANNESIQDVFEGRSIYWLEDLDLAASLVKRVLEQWRVADGGDQCLNGLTHDPVEERAFVNDLFRQSIVLDSEHEALIAAKASNWDTDRIAYTDMILMKMALTEARIFDQIPVKVTLNEYIEIAKAYSTPKSKLFINGVLDKLFAEMKADGRIRKVGRGLLES from the coding sequence ATGCTGAACCGCCGCTATCTCCGCATCAAGGTCTATCAAGCACTGTATGCCTACGGTCAGGGCGAGCATGCCAGCACGGCCGCCGTGGAGAAGGAGCTGCATCAGGGCATCGACCGCACGCACGACCTTTACCTGGCGCTGCTGCTCGCCTTCGGCGAATTGCGCCATGTGGCCGAGCTGCGCATGGAGGACCGCAAGAAGAAGCACCTGCCCACCGCTGCGGACCTCGACCCCAGCCGCCGCTTCGTGGAGCATGTGATCGTGCGCGGCATCGCCCAGAGCGAGCGCCTTCGCCTCGAATGCGAGAAGCGCCGGGTGAGCTGGGTGGGTCACATGGAGCTCTTCACCGCCCTGTTCAAGGCCATGGAGGAGAGCGATGCCTACAAGGCCTACATGGCCGAAACAGCACCTTACTTCACGAAGGACCGCGCCTTTGCTGTGGAGCTCTTGAGCGAGCAGATCGCCAACAACGAGTCCATCCAGGATGTGTTCGAGGGCCGCAGCATCTATTGGCTCGAGGACCTCGATCTGGCGGCTAGCCTCGTGAAGCGCGTGCTGGAGCAATGGCGCGTGGCCGATGGGGGGGATCAATGCCTCAATGGCCTCACGCACGATCCCGTGGAGGAGCGCGCCTTCGTGAACGACCTCTTCCGCCAATCCATCGTGCTCGATTCCGAGCACGAAGCGCTCATCGCCGCAAAGGCCAGCAACTGGGACACGGACCGCATCGCTTACACCGACATGATCCTGATGAAGATGGCCCTCACCGAGGCACGCATCTTCGACCAGATCCCCGTGAAGGTCACCTTGAACGAGTACATCGAGATCGCCAAGGCCTACAGCACGCCGAAGAGCAAGCTCTTCATCAACGGCGTGCTCGACAAGCTCTTCGCCGAGATGAAGGCCGATGGCCGCATCCGCAAAGTGGGCCGTGGACTGCTCGAGAGCTGA
- a CDS encoding DUF1573 domain-containing protein produces the protein MRRSILLVAIVPALNGCFLTDSGERGEVSTRDINFPASGYEQLDEEDYPRISFERASHDMGKVVQGKRVEMRFSFTNSGGSPLVISAVNGSCGCTVGKDWPKEPIAPGEGGEITVAFDSEGRSGVQHKSVTVVSNALPASTVLTITGEVLGPETNPKP, from the coding sequence ATGCGCCGCTCCATTCTCCTTGTCGCCATTGTGCCCGCGCTGAACGGCTGCTTCCTCACGGACAGCGGGGAGCGCGGTGAGGTGAGCACGCGCGACATCAACTTCCCCGCATCAGGCTACGAGCAGCTCGATGAAGAGGACTACCCGCGCATCAGTTTCGAGCGCGCATCGCATGATATGGGCAAGGTGGTGCAAGGCAAGCGCGTGGAGATGCGGTTCTCCTTCACCAATAGCGGCGGCAGCCCGCTGGTGATCTCCGCCGTGAACGGCTCCTGCGGCTGCACCGTCGGTAAGGACTGGCCCAAGGAGCCCATCGCTCCCGGCGAAGGCGGGGAGATCACCGTGGCCTTCGACAGCGAGGGCCGCAGCGGCGTGCAGCACAAGAGCGTGACCGTGGTGAGCAATGCCCTGCCCGCGAGCACCGTGCTCACCATCACCGGTGAAGTGCTCGGACCTGAGACCAACCCGAAACCCTAA
- the yajC gene encoding preprotein translocase subunit YajC codes for MLLHSILLQAAPAEPSASGGPQFWIMMGLIMVVFWFFMIRPQQKKAKDAKKFREALQKGAKVVTIGGIHGKVLEVADTTILVEVDNNVKLRFEKSAIAMDSTMQLNEAVKN; via the coding sequence ATGCTCCTTCACTCAATCCTCCTTCAAGCCGCACCTGCGGAACCCAGTGCCAGCGGCGGTCCTCAGTTCTGGATCATGATGGGCCTCATCATGGTGGTCTTCTGGTTCTTCATGATCCGCCCCCAGCAGAAGAAGGCCAAGGACGCCAAGAAATTCCGCGAGGCGCTGCAGAAAGGGGCCAAGGTGGTCACCATCGGCGGCATCCACGGCAAGGTGCTGGAGGTGGCGGATACCACGATCCTCGTTGAAGTGGACAACAACGTGAAGCTCCGCTTCGAGAAGAGCGCCATCGCCATGGACAGCACCATGCAATTGAATGAAGCTGTGAAGAATTAA
- a CDS encoding dephospho-CoA kinase, which produces MLRVGLTGGIGSGKSTVAKVFAVLGIPVYHADERARALMETDAALRSALTARFGQGIYRDGRLDRAALADIIFNNEQARQAVNAIVHPAVRADFDRWVGEQEAPYVIMEAALLAENEGWKRFDQVITVSCPAPERIRRVMARDGVTEEQVRARMRHQATEEDRAAIAQHAIRNAGDELVIPQVLPIDAALRGIQ; this is translated from the coding sequence ATGCTACGCGTAGGCCTCACCGGCGGGATCGGCAGCGGAAAGAGCACCGTGGCCAAGGTCTTCGCGGTCCTCGGGATACCCGTGTACCACGCTGATGAGCGAGCGCGTGCGCTGATGGAGACCGATGCGGCCTTGAGATCGGCGCTGACCGCTCGTTTCGGGCAGGGCATATACCGTGATGGCCGATTGGATCGAGCGGCGTTGGCGGACATCATCTTCAACAACGAGCAGGCGCGCCAAGCGGTGAACGCTATCGTGCATCCGGCCGTCCGTGCCGATTTCGATCGATGGGTCGGTGAGCAGGAGGCCCCCTATGTGATCATGGAAGCAGCGCTGCTGGCCGAGAACGAGGGCTGGAAGCGCTTCGATCAGGTGATCACTGTAAGCTGCCCGGCGCCGGAGCGGATACGCCGGGTGATGGCGCGCGACGGCGTCACTGAGGAACAAGTACGCGCGCGCATGCGCCATCAGGCCACCGAAGAAGACCGTGCTGCGATCGCGCAGCATGCGATCCGCAACGCAGGCGACGAACTGGTGATCCCGCAGGTGCTTCCAATCGATGCCGCCTTGCGCGGGATTCAATGA
- a CDS encoding 3'-5' exonuclease, producing MATALVLPATPPIAPAYEAAMQRQQYAVIDVEVTEGDPTRGRVMEVAVIALDGSRERLRWDSLVQPRERVPWFTRKLTGIDDDLLRHAPCFHEIASTLATLTQDRIVVAHNVRFDMTALRHEFARVGLPYERATVCTERVGRRLMPALEHYNLTSLCRHLGIHFPKAHRALADAEATAELLKRMIQEFGSEAVLGGLLPERLAKRA from the coding sequence ATGGCCACCGCTCTTGTCCTACCGGCAACCCCACCAATCGCTCCGGCGTATGAGGCCGCCATGCAACGGCAGCAATACGCGGTGATCGACGTGGAGGTCACCGAAGGGGACCCCACGCGCGGGCGGGTGATGGAGGTGGCGGTGATCGCGCTGGATGGCAGCCGTGAGCGGCTTCGCTGGGACAGCCTGGTGCAACCCCGCGAGCGCGTTCCGTGGTTCACCCGCAAGCTCACAGGCATCGACGATGACCTATTGCGCCATGCACCCTGTTTCCATGAGATCGCCAGCACCTTGGCCACGCTCACGCAGGACCGCATCGTGGTGGCCCATAACGTCCGTTTCGACATGACCGCGCTGCGCCATGAGTTCGCTCGGGTGGGCCTCCCCTACGAGCGGGCCACGGTCTGCACCGAACGCGTGGGCCGTAGGCTGATGCCCGCCCTCGAGCACTACAACCTCACGAGCCTCTGCCGGCATTTGGGCATACACTTCCCGAAAGCCCATCGTGCCTTGGCCGATGCAGAGGCCACAGCGGAACTGCTCAAGCGCATGATCCAGGAATTCGGTTCCGAGGCGGTGCTGGGCGGCTTGTTGCCAGAGCGGTTGGCCAAGCGCGCCTAA
- a CDS encoding DUF2062 domain-containing protein — protein MPPRIAVVMATYNNAGTLAAVIASVKRVAPGPVIVVDDGSTDSTETILREAQGIECLRVAANKGKGHALRIGFAHARAIECSHAITIDSDGQHDADDIPAIAAAILEEPKAMVMGVRNMDQASVPGRSSFGNRFSNFWFKVETGLTLRDTQTGFRGWPLAPMERMRWLTDRFGFEVEAIVKLAWRGTPFEQVPVRVRYDFPERVSHFKPFLDFSRISVLNAWLVTCALAWYWPKRLILQGGLWRAIKAEAVHPEESSMRKACAIGFGLFMGIVPIWGLQLLVGIPLAYLFRLNRVLFVAAANISIPPMIPVILYASYRMGAPFAGAEAYLPASLDDLSLAGIHEHVVQYAVGAVVLAACMGAIGVAIAFPLLRIFRQR, from the coding sequence ATGCCGCCCAGGATCGCCGTGGTGATGGCCACTTACAACAATGCCGGCACCTTGGCCGCGGTGATCGCCAGCGTGAAGCGCGTTGCGCCGGGCCCTGTGATCGTGGTGGACGATGGCAGCACGGACAGCACCGAGACGATCCTCCGGGAGGCCCAAGGAATCGAATGCTTGCGCGTGGCGGCGAACAAAGGCAAGGGCCATGCGCTGCGAATCGGCTTCGCTCATGCACGAGCTATCGAATGCTCGCATGCGATCACCATCGATTCCGACGGGCAGCACGATGCGGATGACATCCCTGCCATCGCCGCAGCGATCCTGGAAGAGCCCAAGGCCATGGTGATGGGCGTGCGGAACATGGATCAAGCCAGCGTGCCGGGCCGCAGCTCCTTCGGCAACCGCTTCAGCAACTTCTGGTTCAAGGTGGAAACGGGTCTCACGCTGCGCGACACGCAGACCGGCTTCCGCGGCTGGCCCCTGGCACCGATGGAAAGAATGCGCTGGCTCACGGACCGCTTCGGATTCGAGGTGGAGGCCATCGTGAAGCTTGCATGGCGCGGAACACCATTCGAGCAGGTACCGGTGCGCGTGCGCTACGATTTCCCCGAGCGGGTCTCGCACTTCAAGCCCTTCCTCGACTTCTCGCGCATCAGCGTGCTGAACGCCTGGCTGGTGACCTGCGCGCTCGCTTGGTATTGGCCGAAGCGCTTGATCCTGCAAGGCGGCTTGTGGCGGGCGATCAAGGCCGAAGCGGTGCACCCCGAAGAGAGCTCCATGCGAAAGGCCTGTGCGATCGGCTTCGGCCTCTTCATGGGCATCGTGCCCATCTGGGGCCTGCAACTCCTGGTCGGGATCCCGCTGGCATACCTGTTCCGGCTGAATCGCGTGCTGTTCGTGGCGGCAGCCAACATCAGCATCCCGCCGATGATCCCGGTGATCCTATACGCCAGCTACCGGATGGGCGCGCCCTTCGCAGGGGCCGAAGCCTACCTCCCAGCCAGCCTCGATGACCTTTCCTTGGCCGGGATCCACGAGCATGTCGTGCAATACGCCGTCGGCGCCGTCGTGTTGGCCGCATGCATGGGGGCCATCGGCGTCGCCATCGCCTTCCCGTTACTGCGGATCTTCAGGCAGCGGTGA